GGCTGGTCGCGGACGGGCGGGCCCGGCGGGACACCGGCACGCTGATCGAGGCGCTGGAACTGTGGCGTGGCCCGGTCGCGGCCGACGCGCCGCACACCCTGCGGCAGCGGTACGCGGTGCGCACGCTGGACCGGGTGCGCCGCGAGGTGACCACGGAGGTCGCGACCGCGTGCCTGGCCGACGGCACCGCGCACCGGTCGCTGCCGCTGGTCGAGCGGATGGCCGAGTCCGCACCGCTGGACGAGCTGGCCCAGTCGCTGCGCGCGCTCACGCTCGCCGCCTGCGGCCTGCAGGCGGAGGCACTGGACGTGATCACCCGGACCACCCGGCTGCTCGCCGAGGAGCTGGGCGTGGACGCGGGACAGCACCTGGCGGAGGCCCGT
This genomic window from Catenuloplanes niger contains:
- a CDS encoding AfsR/SARP family transcriptional regulator, which encodes MTDALEFGVLGPLRMWPPGADATLTAPRLRGLLTLLLVEPEPVPVGQAAAACGGRGTAGPVHVAIHRLRRWLREHGGPRLELTPAGYRLDVPAEAVDAGRFRRLVADGRARRDTGTLIEALELWRGPVAADAPHTLRQRYAVRTLDRVRREVTTEVATACLADGTAHRSLPLVERMAESAPLDELAQSLRALTLAACGLQAEALDVITRTTRLLAEELGVDAGQHLAEARLRVLRQDYAQLPLINHMA